The Castanea sativa cultivar Marrone di Chiusa Pesio chromosome 4, ASM4071231v1 sequence agcaaatgCTTAcctgaaatatatcaaacgacatgccacgtggcatccataattaatttatacaagacggatattcagcaacacCCAACCGTCTTAGCTGGGTCACTGATGGCGTCGATCCGTCCTCAACGTCTCCGtccatttaccatttttatccccttcatcAAACATTAAACATTCAAGTTTTAAACGTAATCAActtaaccaaagaaaaaaacatgatCCACTTTACAGTAAAGTCATGAAGTGCACGCCTAAGTTTTGAAAATCCGACTTTTATCTCAGATTTTCTccatttttaccatttttggtGGCAAATAGTATATTAATGAAGCGGGTGGTTTCCGTTACAATGTTTTTTAGGACATTTTGGCAAATTGAAACTTTGTAGATATGACCAGCTGTGTTCAATACTCTTTGATTAGTCTCTTTCAGCAGAGATTAaattcatgtaattttcaaGAATCATCTCTGGTGAACACTCAGTAAAATAGCCCTTTTCCACTTCCAACCCTTCTTCAGCTGCTAGCATCTCAACCTGGTTCTGGACTCGATCTGCACCAATTTGATTCGGCTCCAAGAGCATGCAAGCTATCTCAGTCGAATCCTCTCGAACCAGAGCTATTGTTTGCACTGTGGGAAGACCGCCTCCTCGAGCACTCACCATCCTTGCAATTCTTCGAGCAGCTGAGACATCTGTGGACAAGATGGGTACGTTGTACAATGCAACCCATGGACGTGCCCCAATCATTGTGATGCCTCTTGCTGGAGAAACCTCAGACGGGCCTTCATCTGGCTTCTCCAAAAGCATATCAGGTATGGTCCACCCTGCCCATTGGTTGCCCATGGAGTTAGGCCGATAGTATCCAAGCTCACGCCTAATGGTGTCTAGAGCCTTGCCTGTTGGATGCGCTGCAGCATATAGAAACACTGGCACTGCAACACAGAAAGAAAATGTTATCATAGAAATGACTAATGCAAAAACATTTCAAGTAAGAGTAGTGTTAGGAGACTATTTTGCAGAACTCCGTTCTTAATGATTGATATAAACTTTTGTGATTGAAAGAACATCATTTCACCTAGCTCC is a genomic window containing:
- the LOC142630264 gene encoding formiminotransferase cyclodeaminase-like protein isoform X3, translated to MDFNPSCKDKKKTIDQSVLLCCKLFISESRNRAALDAIEQAARLNPETVIVNKFEDRAYNRVRYTLVSYVVQDTTGSAIYSPLQQAVLAMVEAAFGAINLELHTGTHPRLGVVDDILFHPLAQASLDEAAWLAKSVAADIANRFQVPVFLYAAAHPTGKALDTIRRELGYYRPNSMGNQWAGWTIPDMLLEKPDEGPSEVSPARGITMIGARPWVALYNVPILSTDVSAARRIARMVSARGGGLPTVQTIALVREDSTEIACMLLEPNQIGADRVQNQVEMLAAEEGLEVEKGYFTECSPEMILENYMNLISAERD